In Cytobacillus oceanisediminis, the following proteins share a genomic window:
- a CDS encoding tripartite tricarboxylate transporter substrate binding protein, protein MKKLVILILSVLLLAACSSGKASNSADYPSKNIEIVAPASPGGGWDLTARSVQKILKDNKLVKSNVNVINKPGGGGEVGWNYLHSKDSHNLAVNSSLLLTNNLLGQSKLTHKDFTPLATLATEWQAIAVSVNSPYKSINDLMEQIKKDPNSIKIGVGPGLGNDDHLAFVQVADMKGITPTDLNFLVYDGGGGDVVTALMGNHVDAVTTSLSEVKDQHLAGKLRILTVSSDKTLEELEDVPTLQEEGIDMVFPHWRGIMGPPDMTEEEIKYWDEKLTEMVKTDEWKKLLENNDWDDFYQNSEETKAFFDEQEKLYKDLINDSGLVK, encoded by the coding sequence ATGAAAAAACTTGTAATATTAATATTATCTGTATTATTGCTGGCGGCATGTTCATCAGGTAAAGCATCTAACAGTGCAGATTACCCTTCGAAGAACATTGAGATTGTAGCCCCTGCATCTCCGGGTGGCGGATGGGATTTGACTGCCCGATCCGTACAGAAAATCTTAAAAGATAACAAACTTGTCAAAAGCAATGTAAATGTCATTAATAAGCCGGGAGGCGGCGGTGAGGTCGGCTGGAACTACCTGCATAGCAAAGACTCTCATAACCTTGCAGTAAATTCGAGTTTGCTCCTGACTAATAATTTACTGGGACAAAGCAAGCTGACGCACAAAGACTTTACTCCTTTAGCAACTCTGGCCACTGAATGGCAGGCCATTGCGGTATCTGTTAATTCTCCATATAAATCCATCAATGACTTAATGGAACAGATCAAGAAGGATCCAAATTCTATTAAAATAGGAGTCGGCCCTGGCTTAGGGAATGATGACCATTTGGCTTTTGTACAGGTTGCAGACATGAAAGGGATTACACCAACAGACTTGAATTTCCTTGTTTATGATGGAGGCGGGGGAGATGTGGTTACCGCTTTGATGGGGAACCATGTGGATGCTGTAACCACATCGTTATCAGAGGTTAAGGATCAGCATTTGGCTGGAAAGCTTAGAATTTTGACTGTATCCTCTGATAAGACATTGGAAGAGCTCGAAGATGTGCCTACACTCCAGGAAGAAGGAATAGACATGGTCTTTCCTCACTGGAGAGGAATAATGGGTCCGCCTGATATGACTGAAGAAGAAATCAAATATTGGGATGAGAAGTTAACGGAAATGGTTAAAACGGATGAATGGAAGAAACTGCTTGAGAACAATGACTGGGATGATTTCTATCAAAATAGTGAAGAAACCAAAGCGTTCTTTGACGAACAGGAGAAGTTATATAAAGATCTAATCAATGATTCTGGATTAGTAAAGTAA
- a CDS encoding response regulator, producing MSGVINVVIAEDDFRIAQIHEEFLSRVKGMKLIGKALNARETMNLLKVHHVDLLLLDIYMPDKLGTDLLLEIREKFPALDVILISAAREKEYLQKALKFGVHHYLIKPVTMETFVGTIEKYRQDKQILDSIAEVNQDAIDRLFRSRKVKEDKLDLPAGIDYLTLNKVSQILKKEMKGMSADKVGEKMGASRTTARRYLEYLVSANKAYVEQEYGIVGRPERNYYIKEG from the coding sequence TTGAGTGGGGTAATCAATGTTGTAATTGCTGAGGATGATTTCCGGATTGCGCAAATCCATGAAGAATTTTTATCAAGGGTTAAGGGCATGAAGTTAATCGGGAAGGCCTTAAATGCCAGGGAAACCATGAATTTATTAAAGGTCCATCATGTGGATTTGCTGCTGCTGGACATATATATGCCGGATAAATTGGGAACAGACTTGCTGCTGGAAATCCGTGAAAAGTTCCCCGCACTGGATGTTATTTTGATATCAGCCGCCAGAGAAAAAGAATATTTGCAAAAAGCCCTGAAGTTTGGCGTCCATCACTATTTGATTAAGCCGGTAACAATGGAGACCTTTGTCGGAACAATCGAGAAATATAGGCAGGATAAGCAGATCCTGGACTCAATAGCGGAAGTGAATCAGGATGCCATTGACCGGTTATTTAGAAGCCGCAAGGTGAAAGAAGATAAACTTGATTTGCCTGCGGGAATTGACTACCTTACCTTAAACAAAGTAAGCCAAATACTAAAGAAAGAGATGAAAGGAATGTCCGCTGACAAAGTTGGCGAAAAAATGGGCGCATCCAGGACTACGGCCAGAAGGTATCTGGAATATTTGGTAAGTGCCAATAAAGCGTATGTGGAGCAGGAGTATGGGATTGTAGGACGGCCGGAACGGAATTATTACATAAAAGAAGGATGA